The following are encoded together in the Bicyclus anynana chromosome 2, ilBicAnyn1.1, whole genome shotgun sequence genome:
- the LOC112053253 gene encoding transmembrane protease serine 9-like has translation MCRSCYIIYCFIFLNCLFLTNGENDTNTTICAYNLKVNDIASTLITLLGDHNSSKIQELQQKLDKIENYVIDKDKYAEFLLNETMKTDLNETNFFNSLNESDHFQFLLEAKPKNLYLKLKEKMNRDDIINILSESSKKNSLSRSARKMMKSISKKEDIDDDVVNTIVDKLIAQVPKDDHKFEFRKDDNKYWDPQGELEDLKEFHRHDGRRIYKGERTTVTYYPFMVSVHVMGRFWCGGVIYWHDLVITSAACLQLMHNNRFFRENPSVLRIRVGSNHSRIGGDMVEALEVYFHPSYNPRTLRNNIAVVRLRRHLYFNYHRLPKIIDISHNSFGIAPTSEVLVLGWGVTKLSQKLSYEPVFLNRKFLPVYPNVFCKEVYGDKFISSTMFCAGTFTTGEGACDHDAGGPAVLAGRLVGIISFGPAVCGYPNAPTVFTLVGAYADWIETVNESMPAYYRGRKRTTTAGPYQYLTRHTFKKRKLTYLPEFTYSETTTTTTTTTQATTTPTAATTKPSFRQRKKLKKADDSDMDGFSIDFK, from the exons ATGTGTCGAtcatgttatattatttactgtttcatatttttgaactgtttatttttaacaaatggAGAAAACGATACAAATACCACAATATGTGCATACAATTTAAAAGTCAATGACATAGCATCAACTTTAATAACTCTTCTTGGAGACCACAACAGCAGTAAAATACAAgaattacaacaaaaattaGATAAGATAGAAAACTATGTTATAGATAAAGATAAGTATGctgaatttttattaaatgaaacgaTGAAAACAGATCTAAACGAAacaaattttttcaattctttaaaTGAGTCTGAtcattttcaatttcttttgGAAGCAAAGCCCAAAAACTTGTAccttaaattaaaagaaaaaatgaaTAGAGacgatattattaatattttatctgaaagcagtaaaaaaaacagtttatcaAGATCAGCAAGAAAAATGATGAAAAGCATATCTAAGAAAGAAGATATTGATGATGACGTTGTAAATACTATAGTGGACAAATTGATTGCACAAGTGCCCAAAGATGATCATAAATTTGAGTTTAGGAAAGATGATAATAAGTATTGGG ACCCTCAAGGAGAACTTGAAGACTTAAAAGAATTTCATAGACATGATGGACGAAGAATATACAAAGGAGAGAGGACGACGGTTACCTACTACCCATTTATGGTGTCTGTTCACGTAATGGGAAGATTTTGGTGCGGAGGAGTAATTTATTGGCACGATTTAGTCATTACTTCGGCAGCTTGTTTGCAACT gaTGCATAATAACCGGTTTTTCCGTGAAAACCCAAGTGTACTACGTATCAGAGTAGGTAGTAATCACAGCAGGATTGGTGGAGACATGGTAGAGGCACTTGAg GTATATTTTCATCCCAGCTACAATCCACGAACTCTTCGCAATAATATAGCAGTCGTGCGTCTTCGTCGTCatctatattttaactatcATCGGCTGCCAAAAATCATCGATATATCTCACAATAGCTTCGGCATTGCACCTACATCCGAAGTTCTGGTTCTGGGTTGGGGTGTTACGAAG ttgTCACAAAAGTTGTCATACGAACCAGTGTTTTTAAATCGAAAATTTCTCCCAGTTTATCCAAATGTTTTTTGCAAGGAGGTGTATGGGGA TAAATTTATATCCTCTACCATGTTTTGCGCGGGAACGTTTACTACGGGAGAAGGAGCATGTGAC cATGACGCCGGTGGTCCGGCAGTGTTGGCCGGTAGACTGGTCGGGATCATATCGTTCGGGCCAGCCGTGTGCGGGTACCCTAACGCTCCCACCGTGTTCACTTTAGTCGGCGCATATGCTGATTGGATTGAAACTGTCAACGAATCG ATGCCTGCCTACTACCGCGGTAGAAAACGCACGACAACAGCGGGGCCGTACCAATACCTTACAAGACACACATTTAAAAAGCGAAAACTCACTTACTTACCCGAGTTCACATACTCCGAGACAACGACAACTACAACAACTACAACACAAGCTACGACAACTCCCACAGCAGCCACTACAAAGCCATCTTTCAGACAGAGGAAGAAATTGAAAAAGGCCGACGATTCTGACATGGATGGATTTAGTATcgatttcaaataa